GTTTAATTTACTACGATGCAGAACGAAAGGGAGCCAAAGGAGAAGATTAATTGCAGCAATAGTACTAACCACTTCACCAGATACAATGACATAGAAATCTGTTGGTATTTCATTCTGGATAATGATGTCAACTTTGGGTGGAAAGTATTCTGCTTTTAGTTCACATACCTGTGTATTAACCATAAATAAAGAAACACAGGTCACAACCATATTTTGCTAACATCTCTATTCTCTAGTTTGCAAATCAAGAAATGGATTTCAAGGGCAActccagccaagttggtcagattgttgacttggtaacaaTGTACAATGTTATAAGTTTGACTCCCAGCGGGAGCAGcctattggctttcttggtttAAACCGATCAGCTATACACAACTTAGACTAGTTTATCTACTGAGATTTAGGCACTGCACACCCTTAGATAGTGACTGCAGGTTTCCTCATAACTTGAAAAAGAAATGGATTTCCAAGGCAACTCCAGCCAAATTAATCAGTTTGTTGgtttggtaaccacaatgttaTAAGTTTGATTCCCATCCTAGTAAAAGCAgcctattgactttcttggtttgaatgGATCAGTTATAGGCAACTTAGGCTGATTTCTCTACTGAGATTTACGAGTGCACACCCTCAAATAATAACTGCAGATTTCCTCATAActcaaaaaaagaaatggaTTTCCATGAATGCTTGTGTGATGAATTGAAGATGGAAAGAAACATGTTACCAACTGAAGGATGAAGTCCTCAGAAACACCCTTGAATAGGTATGTGTTCTCAATAGTTGAACAAAACAGGTGCTGAGCAATGGCAGATCTTATAGCCTTGGGCAGATCTTCCAGCACTTGTTGCTGCAACTCTGCTGTCTTAAATTTCAGTGTCACATGAGCCACCATTTGCTCTTTCAACCCTTCTGGAAGTCGATTCTTGCTCGCATATCGCAGCGTATTATTGATCGCATCTCTCTGCACACAAAAACCCAACCATTGAAGTATGCAAAAAGGCTAAGCAACCTTAATTGTTGGGAAGAATAAGGATAAGTACCATGGAAAATGTTCGAGCTGCACTGTGGACAATAAGGTTAGTCATGTTTCCAATCAAGTAAGCTGTGAGGCCAATGTTGAAGAGCATGTAGAAGATGGTAAAGATCTTCTCTCCAGTATTCACTGCATACAAATCTCCATAGCCAACTGTAGCTAGAGTGACAATGGACCAATAGGTAGAGTAAGTGTAACCAAGCCATAAACTTCTATCCTTAAAATCTGGAACCTTAGATCCTATCCATGTCCTGTCTGAATCATGGTAGTGAGTTGCAAGCCAGAAGTAGAAGCAGCCCGCCGAGTGGACCGCGAATAAAGTCACCTATAATCCGTTAAAAGTTCATTCAATACAATATGTTTCGTTttaactaagggtgtgttttgaaagccggaaaatgatttctggaaaatgttttctggaaaatgagtcattttccggaaaacaatttcattttctgtgtttggttgcatcttggaaaactgtctttgtgtgtttggttcatttttcggaaaatgagtgaaaaatgagtaaaattgaataattatatagttttattattgtatttaaaatattaaaatatataacataataatatttattagaaaaagaaggaaaagagCATATAAAAAACATATAGATACATtgcatatatttcatatatacaaAAACCATATAAATACACATCAACTGAATAGAGCTAGCATTGCATTTGAGAATTGAATGTCACTGGCGGCCGTCCCTCGCACCGTGCCAACGTCGGAGTGATTTTccatttccggaaaatgacttccggacttTTTGTCCGGAAGTTGTTTTCCCGAAAAAAGGGGTGATTTTCCGTgatcaacggaaatcattttccgttgaccacattttccggacattgccaaacaccaaaagcccggaaaatgatttccggaaatcattttccgggttaccaaacacaccctaaaagtaATTTAAACTATAAGTAAGATTGCACATACACATATTAGCTTGAAGGTTCTAGTCCAGAAATAGCTGAATCGAGTGTCCTTCTCTAACCGGGAGAAGAAGGCACTGACGCGGCGGAGCCGCCATAGCCGAAGCAAGTTGAGAAAGCCGAACACCACACCACGGTGCGCTTTGCCGGTGATTACGTGGTATATGGTTTGGAAGGGCAGAGTTGAAGCTATATCCATTGGGAAACCAAGATGTGTGACATACCTTTAACCAACACCAAATATTTCTTTCAATATCATATAAAAATGTACAAGTTATATTATGCATATATGATATGCTAATTGGTACCTCAAAGCAATTTTCTTGTGGTCATCCACAAGCAAATAGGTAGATTTGTCCAAGTAAGCTACAAAGAAAGTGAGGATAATATCAATGCCAAAGAAAGCATCCACCACCAAGTCAACGGGTTGAAGAGACCCCGTTGCCACCTTTCTAAATGCCAGCTCGAATGGGGATGACCAAGCCGAGTACACCACTAAGATCACTAGAAATACTTGCCACATCctacaatattaatataatgttaaaattgattataaatcaaatcaattaaaaataaaaaccctcCGGTCAGATACCATGATGGGAGGAGGGtggggtttttttttataattttaatttatttaaaaaaatcaattgatcTGAAAGAATGGGTTCTTggtatgacttttttttaaaaaaaattattgttatgaaAATACTAAATGTACTCTTAATGAATATTACTCCCGCcacatgtatatattttattttttcaaacaatcATCGTAGGATACTTCATTGGAAGTAGAGAATGGAGTATGGGCATCTTGAAAAGGGGGGTTTTGCTTGGATTTTACAGGTTGAAAGGTTAGGTAGAAGAGAGAGAATAATTTTGATCTTTGTAAGGAAACATTGGTTT
This region of Ipomoea triloba cultivar NCNSP0323 chromosome 15, ASM357664v1 genomic DNA includes:
- the LOC116007604 gene encoding potassium channel KAT3-like isoform X2, yielding MGSSEARSPVPLSEARSPMPLLYRRRSSGEIRNLASVSSSLLPAFGTVMGEGSVQLRGFVIAPYDRRYRMWQVFLVILVVYSAWSSPFELAFRKVATGSLQPVDLVVDAFFGIDIILTFFVAYLDKSTYLLVDDHKKIALRYVTHLGFPMDIASTLPFQTIYHVITGKAHRGVVFGFLNLLRLWRLRRVSAFFSRLEKDTRFSYFWTRTFKLICVTLFAVHSAGCFYFWLATHYHDSDRTWIGSKVPDFKDRSLWLGYTYSTYWSIVTLATVGYGDLYAVNTGEKIFTIFYMLFNIGLTAYLIGNMTNLIVHSAARTFSMRDAINNTLRYASKNRLPEGLKEQMVAHVTLKFKTAELQQQVLEDLPKAIRSAIAQHLFCSTIENTYLFKGVSEDFILQLVCELKAEYFPPKVDIIIQNEIPTDFYVIVSGEVDVLAYINGTEQFLSKLGATQMAGEVGVIFNIPQPFTVRSKRLSQVIRISHHHFKQLLQPLTEDGKKILSNFSQHLKGLKKEELDEIPIVADLLGDPNENEVSAEAEGAESNNGGQNQQENRNHTTFASSGTVLTRVIIHGHHPDDDELKDGSRGKLIHLPNSIEELLSIAGLEREEVKFLWVMALRLKILVL
- the LOC116007604 gene encoding potassium channel KAT3-like isoform X1, which encodes MGSSEARSPVPLSEARSPMPLLYRRRSSGEIRNLASVSSSLLPAFGTVMGEGSVQLRGFVIAPYDRRYRMWQVFLVILVVYSAWSSPFELAFRKVATGSLQPVDLVVDAFFGIDIILTFFVAYLDKSTYLLVDDHKKIALRYVTHLGFPMDIASTLPFQTIYHVITGKAHRGVVFGFLNLLRLWRLRRVSAFFSRLEKDTRFSYFWTRTFKLICVTLFAVHSAGCFYFWLATHYHDSDRTWIGSKVPDFKDRSLWLGYTYSTYWSIVTLATVGYGDLYAVNTGEKIFTIFYMLFNIGLTAYLIGNMTNLIVHSAARTFSMRDAINNTLRYASKNRLPEGLKEQMVAHVTLKFKTAELQQQVLEDLPKAIRSAIAQHLFCSTIENTYLFKGVSEDFILQLVCELKAEYFPPKVDIIIQNEIPTDFYVIVSGEVDVLAYINGTEQFLSKLGATQMAGEVGVIFNIPQPFTVRSKRLSQVIRISHHHFKQLLQPLTEDGKKILSNFSQHLKGLKKEELDEIPIVADLLGDPNENEVSAEAEGAESNNGGQNQQENRNHTTFASSGTVLTRVIIHGHHPDDDELKDGSRGKLIHLPNSIEELLSIAENRFGKRGSKVFMGNGSEVEDIGALRENDHLYIC